GAATCTGTAATTTGCTCTATTTTTGTCCAAAAATTATCAAGAAATTCTTTATAATCTTGTTTTCCTTGAGCAATCAAGTCAAGTTCTTCTTCAATTTTAGCCGTAAAATTAGTATTAATAATATCTGGTGAAATTTTTAAAAGATTTTCCAAAACTATTCGCCCAAATTCGCTCGGAATTAACGCTTTTGACTCACTTTGAACATATAAGTGATCTTTAAGTTTTTTCACTGAGATTGCAAAAGTTGATGGACGGCCAACTTTGATATCATCTAACTTTTCAATTAAAGTACCATCATTAAATCTTGCCGGTGGTTGGGTTTCATGCCTGGATTCTTTAATAGTTTTCTCAAAATTTGACTCAACTTCAAATTTTGAGTCAACTAAATTATCTAATGATTCAAATTCAGGTTTGAATTTTAATTCAGGAAGTTCAGTTGCCTTGAAGTATCCATCAAATACAAATTCTGAAAATGAATAAGTAAAATTGTGTTTTTTTGAGGATGTTTTAAATAATAGACGGGTAATTTTCCGAACAGGAACTTCCATCATTGCTGCAAGTGTTGTATTATAAACTAATTGGTAAATTTGGAAATCTAGTTGACTTAAAGGATATTTTTCTTTTGCTTGTTCAGGGCTAAGTTCTAAATCTGTTGGTCTAATGGCCTCGTGGGCATCTTGATCACCAGCAAAACCTTTGATTGATTTAGCTATATAATCTTTACCAAAATTTTTTGAAATAAATTCGCGTCCTTTTTGAAGAAAAGTTTCACTAAGACGAGTTGAATCAGTTCTTGGATAGGAAATTAAACCATGATCTCCAAAACCTTCATAAAGTTTTTGTAGTGATAATGAAACAGAAGAAGACGAATACTGCGACATCTTTTTAAAAACAGTCGCTTGTTTTAAAGGTGAAATTTTAGCATCCTTTTTTTGGGAAACCTTAAATTCATCAAGAATTAGAAACGGATTAGCTTTAATTTCATTTGTGATTTCTGCCAGAGATTCTTGGGAAAAAATCCAGTCAGCTTTTTTGGACTCATTTTCAGGATTATAGTAATTAACCTCAAAAGAATTGTGTTTTTCATCTTTTAATAGAATTGAAAGATTAAAATAAACCTCGGGAATAAAAGCTTTAATTTCTTCTTCCCTTTCAACAACTAACTTTAGTCCAATAGATTGGACACGTCCAGCAGCAGGAATTTTAGGTGCATTTTGAATTTTAGTTTTTAACAACGAAGAAAGACGAAAGCCAATAATTCGATCAAGCATTCGTCTAGTTTGCTGGGAATTTACCAAATTTTGATTGATACGATCCGGATTTTCAAGAGCAGAAATAATTGCTGGTTTTGTAATTTCGTTATATTTTATCCGTTCATATTTATCACCGACATCTAGATATTCAACAAGTGAAGCACCAATTGCCTCACCCTCGCGATCAGCATCGGTTGCTATAATGACTGTTTTAGCTTTTTTTGCTAATTTTTTTAATTCAGTTACAGTTTTTCTCTTAGTTTTATCAATTACATAAGAAGGTGTTCAGGTTTTTAAATTAATTCCAAGCCCAAATTCACCGGTTTTAGCCAAATTTGTAATGTGACCAACACAAGATGTTACTGTATAAGATGAATCTAGATAAGATGAAATCGTATTGATTTTATTTGGAGATTCAACAATTATTAGCTTTTCCACGATTTAAGGACAATTTTAACTTTTTAATTCTTTTCTTTTAATTTCTTTAAGACGTGCAGATTTTCCAGAACGTTCCTTCATATAATATAATTTTGCGCGACGAACTTTGTTTGAACGGACAACTTCAATTTTGTCAACAAGTGGAGAATGAAGTAAAAATGTTCTCTCAACACCAACGCCGTGGGAAATTTTACGAACCACAAAGCTTGAAGATAGCCCATTTTTCTTAAATTTAATTACTAAACCTTCAAAAATTTGAATTCTACTTTTATTACCTTCTTGAATTTTAACGTGAACACGAACGTTATCGCCTGGCTGAAAAGTTTGGAAATCACGTATTTGGGTTGCTTCAACAATTTCCATTAATCTTGTTTGCATGTCTTACTCCTTAAAAATTTTTTTGTTGATTTATAAATTATAATAAAAAAAATTTATTTAACTATTTTTTTTCTTTAAATTTTATATACTTCTCTCATAAATCAGGGCGTTTTTTTTGGGTATTAATTTCTCTTTGCTTTTGACGCCAGGATTCAATTTCTTTATGATTGCCTGAAATTAAAACTTCAGGAACTAATAACCCACGAAAATTTGCTGGTCGAGAATATTGAGGATAATCTAATAAAAAATTATTAAAAGTTTCATTATCTAAAGAATTTGGGTTTATTACGTTTGGCTGTAAACGCGAAATTGCATCAATTATTGCCATTGCAGCTATTTCGCCCCCAGTTAAAACAAAATCACCTAAAGACAATTCAAAATCGATGAAATTATCAATAATTCTTTGATCAAAACCTTCATAATGACCACATAAAAGAGTTATTTCTGGCTCTTTTGCTAATTTTTTTGCAATATTTTGGTCAAATTTTTTACCTTGAGGGCTCAGAGCTATTTTTATGCCTCCAACCTTTTCAAGAGCATCAACAACTGGCTGAATTTGCAAAAGTAAACCAGGGCCACCGCCATAAACATAATCATCTACTTTTTGATGCTTATTTTGACTAAAATCGCGAAAATTAATAATATTAACTGATATATCTCCTCTTTGAATTGCCTTTCCAATGATTGATTCAGAAGTAAAGGTTTCAAAATAGCGGGGAAACAATGTTAAAACATTAATTTTCATCTTTTAAGTTTTGAAAGAACTTTATGCTGAATGTTTTTGTTCTAAAAAAGTTTCAAAAATACCTTTTTTAGAAAAAATAGTTCGCACAGTGTTTGTTGTTTGAGCGCCTATATGCAATCAACGATATGTTTTTTCTAAATTAACCCTAGCAACTTTTTTCTGAGGATCATAAAATCCAAGTGATTCAATAAAACGACCATCACGAGGTGCACGCACATCTGCGACAACTATTTTATAAATTGGACTAAATTTAGAGCCCATTCTTTGAAGACGAATTTTTACCATTTTAGTTCCTTTACTAGCTTTTTTGGGTTATTTTCATTAAGCAATTAAATAATTATATCATAAAATAATAAAAAAACAAATTTTTAAATAATTTTTGAGCGTGAAAAATCTAAAAAGATTAGCAAACACAGTTAATTTTATTGTTTCTTGAAATATATTAAATATTTAGTTAAAATATTCTCTAAGAAAAGTGGTTCTAATTTTTTTTAACAGTTGATTGTTGCGTTATAGCGATAAATTTTGTTTTTTTATGGTTATTTACTAAAACAAAGGAACTTTTTTCGAAGCTTTTCATCATAGGATTGATGTGGCTAGTTTTGCAAAAATCTTTGTTGATAAAATTATTTAAATCTAAATTGTTTCATAAATTTCCAAATTAGAATTGAATAAAGATATTTTACCATAAAATCTAAATTTTTTAAATTTAAACATAAAAATTTTAACTTAAAAAGTAAAATTACAAAATTTTTAAACTGCTTTTTAGTTAAAATACTGGCAAAAATCATAAAAAAAACTACTATTTAAACTCAATGCAAATAGAAAACTCGTTTTTATTTGCGTCGAGCCTAAAAAAACATATGAAGTTTTGAAAGAACAAAAACCAAAAGCCATAAATTTGTAGATTTCTAAACGGTTAAATTTAAGGCATTCCATCATATTTAAAAATATAATGGATAATTCGCACTGTCTGATTTTATTAGACAAAAAACATAACTAAGTCCCCCTTAATTCTAAAATCCAAATTTATTAATTATTCTTAGTTAGATTTATTATAACATAATTTTATTTTAGACCAAGCATTTTTTTTTTTTTTTGCAGAAGGTTAATTTTAGAATAATAAAATTAAGATTTTAGCGTCAAAAAACGTGATTTAGCGGTATTTTTGCGTATTTATATTCGCTAAAAAGTGAATTTTTGGCATCAAACTGTAAAACTCAGGAGTTTTGTTAATTATTCTTTTGTGGTTAAATATTAACAAAAGGTCTACTATAATTTCAAGGCGGTAAATTCTTTATTAAATAAAATTTAGTCACCCAATGAAATTAAAAATTCGGAAAAATATTGCAAAAATTTCAAATTGTGCTATAATTATTTTGCATTTTTAAATTAACAGCATTAAATATTGTTAAAAAAAATTCAAAATTTGTCAAGATTTGTGAGTATCCTGCTGTTGGTGAAAACATTAGATTTTGAATTCATTTAATAAATATTTAGTTTTCTCTTTTTAGTCTAAAAATGCAAATTAAATTAGTAAAAGGAGAAAAAATGTCACGCTATACAGGCCCAATTTTTAAAAAATCACGTCGTGTTGGCTTTTCTATTCTTGAAACTGGAAAAGAATTTGCAAAAGGTAAACAACGAAAATACGCACCAGGGCAACATGGTCAAAGACGTTCAAAACTTTCTGACTACGGTGTTCACCTTCGTGAAAAACAAAAAGTCCGTTTTATGTACGGTTTATCAGAAAAACAGTTTAGAAATACATATAAAAAAGCAACTAAAAAAACTGGTATTGCCGGAACTTTATTCTTACAGGCGCTCGAATCTCGACTTGATAATTCCGTATATCGCGCAGGATTTGCCGAAACTCGTCGTCAAGCTCGTCAATTAGTTAGCCACGGTCATTTTTTGGTTAATGGAAAAAAAGTTAATATTCCATCATATCAATTAAGACAAGGTGATACATTTGAATTAACTAAGTTAAAAAATGAAAAAATCCGTAAAAACGAGCAAATTTTAACAGCATTGGAAACAAAAACAGCCGCACCTTGGCTTGAAGTCGATAAACAAAATTTCAAAGTTGTTTTTTCTCGTCGTCCGGAACGTTCTGAGTTAAATCAGGAAATTAAAGAATCACTAATTGTTGAGTTCTACAGTAAATAATCTAATATTCTATATAATTGAAAAATCCAAACCTTGATTAGTTTGGATTTTTTTTGTTAAAAATGGTATAATTTAACAAAAAATAAGGGGGAAAAATGCCAAAAAAATTTGCTATATCTTCTGATCATGCTGGTTTTGAGAGAAAAAAAGAAATAATTCAATATCTTGAATCCTTAGGTCATCAAGTTACCGACCTAGGGCCATATAATGATGAGTCAAGTTCTTATGCAATTTATGGGAAAAAATTAGCTAATTTTTTACTTGAAAATGAAAATCAGATCGGAATTGGAATTTGTGGAACAGGTCTTGGTATGTCTTATGCGCTAAATCGTTTTAAAGGAATTCGTGCCGCAAGAGTAACAAATGAAAATGATGCTTTTTTGGCCAAATTACATAATAATGCAAATGCTCTAGCTCTTTCAGGTAGATTTAATTCCCTTGAAGAATCTAAAAAAATTATTGATAAATTTTTAGAAGCCCACTACGAAGCTGGCCGGCACCAATCTCGAATTGACGAATTGGACAAATAAAATGCCTGAATTGCCAGAAGTTGTAACCGTTGTAAATGCCTTAAAAAACGAGATTATCGGTAAAAAAATAGTCAATGTTTTGGCTAAAGATGAAAGTTTTGTAAAAGAAATTTCATTTGTTGAATTTCAAAAAATATTGAAAAATTCAACTATAATTGATGTTCAAAATAGGGCTAAACATATTTTATTTTTCTTAGATAACCAAAAAGTTTTACTCTCACATTTACGAATGAACGGGAAATATTTTACTTATAAGTACCCAAAATGAAATAAATTTGACTATATTTCCTTTATTTTTTCAGATAATTCAGTTTTAAATTATAATGATAGTCGAAAATTCGGGACTTTTGTTATTAGAGATCGTTTTAATTTATTCAAAACTAAACCCTTAGTCGATTTAGGACCCGAACCTTTTTATATAAATGTTGAGGATTTTTACCAAAAAGTCAAAAAATCAGCTCGCTCAATCAAATCGATTTTACTTGATCAGAAAATAATGAGCGGGCTAGGAAATATTTATGCTGATGAGGTTTGTTTTGCGGCTAAAATTTCTCCAGACAAAATTGCTAACCAAATAACCTTAGAACAAGCAAAAATAATCGTTGAAAAGAGCAAAGAAATTCTGCAAAAATCAATCGAATTAGGCGGCTCAAGTATAAATTCATATACTTCTTTGAATGCTAAAGAAGGTAAATTTCAAAATTTTTTGAAAGTGCACACTAAAAAAAATTTACCTTGTACCAAGTGCAATGAAAAAATTATAAAAGTTGTTGTTGGTGGCAGAGGAACTTATTTTTGTCCAAATTGCCAAATTGAATAAAAAAACCTATAAATTCATAGGTTTTTTTATTCAATTTTACTTTTTATTAGCTCTCAAAATTCCCGAGTTTCCCAGTTTTAAGACAAAAATTCACTTTTTAGTGAATATAAATATGAAGAAACACCCGTAAATCGGTGTTTTTTTAATGTAAAACCTTAATTTTATAAGTAGCATTTGGTAGCATTTTAAGTAATTTTATGGTATAATTATAAATTATGAAAAAACAAAAATTAACTAAGTTGGTTTAGTATCGATGTTGCAAAAATTAAGACAAAGGGTTGAATTTAACACTTTAGATCAGCAAATTATATTTAAAAAACACGATGGTGTCCCTAGCGATCCAAACATTTGAAATAGATATGATTTTTACTTTGATATCTTAATAAATCACTAATAAAATTGTAACCAACTTTTACCAAAAAACTTAAAAAAGTCCCTAAAACCGGATACTTTTTTAAAATTACCTTATGAAACTGGGAAACTCGGGAAGTGCAATGAAAAAATTATAAAAGTTGTTGTTGGTGGCAGAGGAACTTATTTTTGTCCAAATTGCCAAATTGAATAAAAAAACCTATAAATTCATAGGTTTTTTTATTCAATTTTACTTTTTATTAGCTCTCAAAATTCTTCTTCAGAGATTCTTTTAACACCTAATTTAATTGCTTTTTCTATTTTTGATCCGGTCGATTCGCCCGTTACCAAATAAGCCGTTTGTTTTGTTATTGATGTGTGAAAATATGCACCTGTTTGTTCGATAATTTTAACAAATTCGTGTCTTGGTTTGGATAATTTGCCTGAAATTGCAAACGATGTTCAACCAATTGAAGACGGTGAAACAGTTGGGTTTTTAAAATCAAAATTCACATTTTCAAGACAGTCAAGTAGTTTTTGATTTTCTTGATTATTAAAATAATCAGTCAGTGAACTAATTATAACAGGACCAAAATCATTTTGATTTTTTAGTATTTCAAAATCTAATTTTCTTAATTCAGGAATATTTTTGGCATATCTTGCAAGAATTTTAGCGGCTTTTATTCCAACATTTTTTATTCCTAAACCAAAAATTAACCTATGAAAATCGATGTTTTTTGCTTTTTCAACTTCATTAAGCAATTTAATTACTGACTTAATTTGTAAAGATGGAGCGCGTTTATTTTCTGAATTTAATTGACTTGGTTTAAATTCAGAATAAATTTTTTCAAGGTTGTTTTTAAGGTCAAAAATATCACAAATATTAGAAATAATTTTTTTATCTAATAGTGTTTGAATTCTTTTTTCTGCTAAAGTTTCAATATTTAAAGCAGCTTTTGATGAAAAGTGAACAATTTTTTGGAGAATTATGCCAGGACAGTTTTTGTTTTGACAAAATTGATCAATTCCTGATTCGCTAAAAATTAGTTCAGACTGACATTTGGGACAGTTTTTTGCAATTGAAAAGTTAGTTTTTTCATGTTTTTCAACACTTCCGATAATTTGCGGGATAATTTCGCCCGCTTTTTTAACAAAAACATCAGACATTAAGTTTAATTTTAAATTTTCAATATAAGAATAATTAGGCAAAACTGCCGAGGAAATAAGACTACCACCAAGATTTACGGGTTCAATTTTGGCATTATATGTGACTTTTCCCGTTCTGCCAATTGTGGGAAAAATTTCTAGTAGTTTAGTTTTTGCAACGTCATCTTCAAATTTAAAGGCAATAATACTGTGAGGAAATTTTGACGTAAAACCTAACTGATCATAAAGGAAAAACTCATTAATTTTGATAACAACGCCGTCAATATTGTAATTTAGTTGGTCTCTTTTTTGCTTAATTTGAGCAATAAAGTCAAAAACTTCGTTTAAATTATTGCATTTTTTTTGAAAATCATTAGTTTTAAAACCTAATTTTTTTAAAAAAGTGATTGCCTCTGACTGTCTAAATATTTTATGTTTTTCTGGTTCTACAAGTGTGTAAAAAAATCCGCTTAAAAATGAAAAATCATCGCTATTTGAATCTTTTTGGTTCTTTTTATATCGTCTAAGAATTCCGCTTGCGGCATTTCGAGGATTTTTAAAGACATTTGTCTCAGTTTGTAAACTTTCAAAGGCAAAATTATCTATGTAAATTTCCCCTCTTATTTCAAGGTCATCAAAATAATCTATTGACTTAGGGATGAATTCATCTTTAATTTTAAGGACATTAACTAAAACATCCTCGCCAAAAACGCCATCGCCACGAGTCAGTGCTTGAATAAGTTGGCCGTTTTTATAAATTAGTGAAAGTGAAATTCCATCAATTTTTGGCTCGACAAAAAAAGTTACATTTTCTAAAATTACCATTGCTTTTTGGGCTCATTTTTCAAGTTCAGATTTTGTATGAGCCTTATTGAGCGATAACATCGGAACTGAGTGTTTAATTTTGGCAAATTTTGATGTAATTTTGCTGCCAACTTGTTGGCTTGGCGATGAATTAAGTTCGTCTAAAGTAAAAAGATAGTAATATTTTTGCTCCAAATTTATTAATTCTCTCAGCTTTTTGTCATAAATTAAATCATCAACAAGCGGATTTTGCAGTTGATAATAATGATGATTTCAAATTTCAATTTGCTTTCTTAGCTCAAGAATTTCATTGCGAATTTTAGAATTATTTTCCATGATTAAATTTTTTGATTAGTGTAGAGTCATCAAAATGGAAGGCGCGAAATTGGAATAATATTCATTTCCATTAAAACTGTTAAAGTAATAAGGGCAATAAAAATAAGGGCAAAAAGATAATCAAGCTTGTTAAAAACTAGGCGGCGATAACGGCTTCTTTTTGCATAAACATCATAACCGCGGACATCCATAGCATTAGAAAGATCTTCAGCCCGTGAAAAAGCAAGTACAAAAAGTGGGATTACTAAAGTTATTAATGATTTGACTTTATCCTTAATTTTTCCGTGTTTAAAATCAACCCCACGTGAAGACTGGGCCTTCATAATTCGGGTCGCCTCAAGTAACAAAGTCGGAATAAAACGAATTGCGATTGAAATAATCATTGCAATTATATGGGTCGGAATAAATAAAAGTTTTAAGGGTAAAATTAAATCTTCAATTGCACGGGTTAGTAAAAATGGTTTTGTTGAATAAGTTAAAATTGTAGTTGAAATTATCATTCCATAAATTCGAACCGCTAAAACTAGAGAGCGAATTATGCTAACAGTTCCAATTGAAAATTTTATACTTCCAAATAAAACGGTCGGCTCGACTAAATATCAAGAAATAAAATGCGTTGTTTCTTCAGGATTTAGGCCTAAAACTTTATATTTAGGCGGTTCATTATCAGATGAAATGCCTAAAATTGTATTAATATTTTGGTGATCAATAATAAAACCGTAAATTATTAACATAATTATGAAAATGATTATTGGCATTTTCATTAAAGTAAAAATTTGCTTAACTCTTTTTGTTGTTATATAGAAAAAAACAAGTGAAAGTAAAAGCAGAATTGAAATTGTCGCTAAATGGGTAGTAACAAAAAAAAGCACTGCAAAAAGAATGTTAAAAGCTATTTTTAGTCGGGGGTCCATTTTATGAATTATTGTGTTTCTTGGGACATATTTAGCAACACTAATTTGCATTTTTTTCCTTTTTTATTAATAGATTAATTTGACTAATGAGTTCGTCAATTGACTTTACTTTTGAGATTGGATATCCTATTTTTACTAATTTTTCACGGAAATTTAGCAAATTTGTAGGTAACATTTCATTTTCAATAAGAAATTGATTATTATCTAAAATAGGATAAGTTTCACCATCGTATATAATTTTACCATCTTTAAAAAAAATACAACGTTTTGTTCACTCTAAAACACTGTCAAGATCATGAGTTGCTAAAATGATTGTTTTGCCTTTTTTATGAAGAGTGTCCAATATTTCAAGCATTTTTACTGAACCTTGAGGGTCAAGACCTGCCGTTGGTTCGTCAAAAAAAATTATATCCGGATCCATTGCTAAAATTCCGGCAATTGCAACTCTTCGTTTTTGGCCACCTGAAAGTTCAAAAGGTGATTTGTCTAAAAAAGTCTCATCAAGGCCGACTAGTTTTATCATTTCAGCTGCTTTTTTCTTGGCTTCTTCTTTGTTTACTCCCATTGAAACGGCACCAAAAATAATATCTTTTTCAATAGTTTGCTCAAAAAGTTGGTATTCAGCAAATTGAAAGACCACTCCAACTCGACGGCGAATTTGGTTTATAAATTTAAACTTTGATTTTAAAAATCTCGGTCTTTCAACAACTAATTTTTTTTCAGTTTTGGACTCTTGATCAAAATAAAAATACTCAACTTGACCTTTATCAGGGAGCAAAAGAGCGTTCATATGTTGGATAAAAGTCGTTTTTCCTGAGCCAGTTTGACCTATTATTGCGATAAATTCACCTTGATTAATTTCAACAGAGACATTGTCAAGCGCTTTTATTTCAATTGGTAATTTTTGGTCGTAAATTTTTACGATATTTTTTGCTTTAATTTTCATAATTGTTCCAGCAATTCATTTTCATCATAGGTCGGACTAATAAAATCAAGGTTTTTGGAAATTTTATAAATAAAAGGCGAGTCAATTTTGGCTTTTTCAATTATTTCATCATTATTTAAAATTAATTTTGGATCACCTTTTGCAATAATTTGGCCTTTTGCAAAGACAACAACTTCATCGGCCAAAATCGCTTCGTTCATATTGTGCGTTATTGAAATCAAAGTTTTACTTTTATCTTTACGGAGGTCATCTAAAATTTTAACAACATCGCTTTTTCCTTTTGGATCAAGCATTGAAGTTATTTCGTCAAAAATTATTATTTGTGGATTTAGGGCTAAAACTGAAGCAATAGCAACTCTTTGCTTTTGACCGCCAGATAAAAATTGTGGCTCGCGCTCGAGATAAGATTGCATTTGTACTTTTTGTGCCAATTCTGCAATAATTTTAGGCATTTTTTTTGGATCTTCGTTAATATTTTCCAAACTAAAGGCAATATCGTCCTCAACTGTTGCCCCAACAAATTGATTATCTGGGTTTTGAAAAATAATACCGATTTTCTTTCTAATTTTAGGTAGACTTTCTTTATTTAATAAAATTGAATCAACTTCAACTGTACCTTTTTGCGGTTTAGCGATTCCGGAAATAATTTTAGAAAATGTCGACTTTCCTGATCCATTGTGGCCTAAAATTGCATAATATTTGCCTTTTTCAAAAGTTACACTAACATCTTTGAGCGCTAATTGGTTCATATCGTTAGTGTAACTAAAGGAAATATTTGTAACTTTTATCATTTTTTTATTTTATTCCTTTTTGTTTGGATCAAAAATTGCAACAAAAGGTCAATTTCGATATTTTTCCTGATAATCAAGTCCATAACCAACAAGAAAAGCATCGGGAACTTCAAAGCCAAAATAATCAGGCTCAATATCAGTTTTTCTTTTTTCTCTTTTATAAAATAAAGTAATTATTTTTAGTGATTTTGGTTTTTTTAATTTTAAATGTTCACTAATTTTTGTCAAGGTTATCCCTGAATCAAAAATATCATCAATTAAAATAACATCTTTATTTTCAATTTTTAGGTCAATATCAGTAATAACTTTCAATTCGCCACCTGATTGTGTGCCACCAAAATAGGATTTAGCAATTATGCAATCCACCATTGAATCAACTTCGATTTGCTGAATTAAATCAGTAAGAAAAATTAATGAACCTTTAAGAACCGCAACAAAAACAATTTCTTGCGAATTTTTATAGTTTAAATTTATTCACTTTGCAATCTCATCAATTCTAGTTTTAATTTGTTTATTGTCAAACAAAATTTTTACAATATGTTTGTTAATCATTTTAACCCGTCTTTTTAAAATATTTTAATCTAAAATTTTACACTATTTTTAGAAAAATTTTCATATTTATTTGCTTTTAACTTCGGCTTTTCATCGTTTTTTAGCCTTAAAACCATTGTGAATTCTCCTTTGGTAGAATTTTGAAGTTCAGCTAAAACTTTTAAAGGAGAACCAATAAAATATTTTTGATGAATTTTTGTCATTTCCTTAACAAGAAAAATTTCAACTTTGTCGCCATAAAATTCATTAATTACTTCAAGAATATAAATTAATTTATATGGTGAAACGTAAAAAATATAACTATAATTTAGTATAAAATGCTCAATTTGTTTAATTATTTGCTGCTTTTTTGAATTAAAAAAACCCATAAAAACTAACGGTAAATCAAAACCAGAAAGAACAAAAGCGCCAACAAAAGCACATGCACCAGGTAAAAAATCAACTTCAACATCGTTTTCATGTGCTCATTTTATCAAAATTTGACCCGGGTCACTAATTGAAGGTGTGCCTGCATCTGACATTAGAATAATGTTTTGGTTAGTTAAAAATATGTCAGACATTTTGGCGATAGTTGATTTTTCATTAAATTTGTGATAGGAAATTAACTTTTTATCTTTAATTTCCAAAAAATTTAATATTTTTTTGGAAGTTCGGGTATCCTCACACAAAATTAAATCAGCTGATTTTATTGCTTGAATTGCTCGCAAAGTTATATCTTGTAAATTTCCAATTGGAGTTGCGATAACTGTGATTTTTGCCATAATTTTAAGTTAAAATGTTATTTAGACGAACTAAAAAGCCCGATTTTTGAATATTAAAGTTTGCATTTGTCTCAAGTGATGAGAGAAATTTTTTGAACGTCTGATTAATCCTTACCATTTTTTCAGAATCCAAATCGAAAAAATTCCCTTTTTTAGCATCTTTTTTGTTAAGACTAGAATTGCTTAAAAAAAATTGCTTAAAATGAGCGGTTATTATCTGAAGAAAAATAAATGAGTTTTCTTTTGTTAAAACTTGATTTAAAAATAGTAAAAAATCAAATTTTGTTTTAGCTAAATTATTTAGTAATGATTTTAATTTATCTAAATCCAAATCACTAATAGCCTTAATAGCTAAAGTTGCTTGATCAAAATTGGTGAAAATATTTGCATATATAGCATTATAAGGCGATTTTTTTCATGTATCTAACTTTTTTTTCAGTTCATTTTTTCTATTTAAATCATTGAAAAAAAATATTTGACAACGTGAAACAATAGTCGGAATAATTAAGTCTGAAGAAAAAGAAGTTAGTAAAAAATATGTATTCAAAGGAGGATCTTCTAAAATTTTTAGAAATGAATTTAGTACAGAAATATGGGCATTTTCGATGTTTTTTATTAGGAAAATTTTTGAATTATCGCCATAAAGGGAGGAAAAATACAGCTTGTTTACCTCTTCTAAAAATTCTGTTTTTGAAAGGCGATTATCTCCAAAATCATGTTGAAAAATTTGCGGTTTTTGACTAAATATTTCTAAAAAATC
The DNA window shown above is from Mesomycoplasma ovipneumoniae and carries:
- a CDS encoding DNA polymerase III subunit delta' → MKQITTNWRHFLDNLSKTKTIPHAILLVSSYSDFLDEKIADFLEIFSQKPQIFQHDFGDNRLSKTEFLEEVNKLYFSSLYGDNSKIFLIKNIENAHISVLNSFLKILEDPPLNTYFLLTSFSSDLIIPTIVSRCQIFFFNDLNRKNELKKKLDTWKKSPYNAIYANIFTNFDQATLAIKAISDLDLDKLKSLLNNLAKTKFDFLLFLNQVLTKENSFIFLQIITAHFKQFFLSNSSLNKKDAKKGNFFDLDSEKMVRINQTFKKFLSSLETNANFNIQKSGFLVRLNNILT